In one Mucilaginibacter ginsenosidivorax genomic region, the following are encoded:
- a CDS encoding polysaccharide lyase 6 family protein — translation MAKKYHQVYLKSNRLAFVFAVLLLLSSNVLFGATVTVSSIAGLQKAINVAKPGDVILLTDGVYTTTEDIIVNNKGTEGEPITIAAQHLGLAEITGQGGFSLINPAAYIIIRGFKFTHVAGRAKTGVGTNHCRFTQDLFENPGDGEELTVAGSDQEIDYNTFQNKNAMGRFIAIRGEGKQIAERLHIHHNYFNNFASQGGKNGAEALQFGLSGFSLSSSNSIVEYNLFERCEGENELISVKASAVTLRYNTIRDCPAQFTLRHGNKSLVYGNYFFNTPGLRIFGDDHLIYSNYFENCSSAIVVGNGDGEVADGAQLTAHDRPDRIMIGFNTLINNKQNIIQTERKNGMGATYVAIVDNIIQGGGPAATISGPYTNPQWAGNILYNVKDAGNIPAEGYKTVDPKLVKTSPGIYHLQPGSPAIDHATASYPGVNVDMDGQPRVAPFDIGADELSTAPVKAHVYDAADVGYNAKH, via the coding sequence ATGGCTAAAAAGTATCACCAGGTTTATTTAAAAAGTAACAGATTGGCTTTTGTATTTGCTGTTTTGTTGTTATTGTCATCAAATGTACTTTTTGGTGCTACTGTTACGGTATCTTCTATTGCCGGTTTGCAGAAGGCTATTAACGTAGCTAAACCGGGCGACGTAATTTTGCTGACCGATGGTGTTTACACAACAACCGAAGATATTATTGTGAACAATAAAGGTACAGAAGGGGAGCCAATAACCATCGCTGCACAACACCTGGGCCTGGCAGAAATTACCGGGCAGGGTGGCTTTAGCCTCATCAACCCTGCTGCATACATTATTATTCGCGGCTTTAAATTTACGCACGTGGCCGGTCGCGCTAAAACAGGCGTAGGTACAAACCATTGCAGATTTACTCAAGATCTTTTTGAAAACCCGGGTGATGGCGAGGAACTTACCGTGGCCGGCAGCGACCAGGAAATTGATTATAACACTTTTCAAAATAAAAATGCCATGGGGCGGTTTATCGCAATTCGTGGCGAGGGTAAACAGATTGCCGAAAGACTGCATATCCACCATAACTATTTTAACAACTTTGCCAGCCAGGGAGGTAAAAATGGTGCTGAAGCCCTTCAGTTTGGTTTAAGCGGGTTTAGCTTATCATCAAGTAATAGTATAGTTGAGTATAATTTATTTGAAAGGTGCGAGGGCGAGAATGAATTAATTTCTGTTAAAGCCTCGGCGGTAACCCTCAGGTATAATACCATTCGTGATTGCCCGGCACAGTTTACCTTACGACATGGCAACAAAAGCCTGGTTTACGGCAATTATTTTTTTAATACGCCGGGGCTTCGCATTTTTGGCGACGATCACCTCATTTATAGTAACTATTTTGAAAACTGCAGTTCGGCAATTGTAGTAGGTAATGGCGACGGTGAAGTAGCCGATGGTGCGCAGCTAACCGCGCATGACCGGCCCGATAGGATAATGATTGGATTTAACACCCTGATTAATAACAAACAGAACATTATTCAAACAGAACGAAAGAACGGAATGGGGGCCACTTATGTTGCCATAGTCGATAATATTATCCAGGGTGGAGGACCGGCGGCCACCATTTCGGGGCCATATACCAACCCGCAATGGGCAGGCAATATTTTGTATAATGTAAAAGATGCCGGCAATATACCGGCCGAAGGCTATAAAACAGTTGATCCTAAACTGGTTAAAACATCTCCAGGTATTTATCACCTTCAGCCTGGCAGCCCCGCCATTGATCATGCAACAGCATCGTATCCCGGTGTTAACGTTGATATGGATGGGCAGCCACGCGTTGCGCCCTTTGATATTGGGGCAGATGAGCTTAGCACCGCGCCCGTTAAGGCGCATGTTTATGATGCTGCAGATGTAGGTTATAATGCTAAACATTAA
- a CDS encoding IS630 family transposase has product MPPDSVLLYEDECSLSNTATVSYGWSKKGEQPQIPCKQRKRERQTVFGSYNYDTGQITVSFADKGNSHTFKKHLKKILATYKGVSKIIVVLDNVAYHHAKKINAWIERHPVLELFFLPPYSPDLNAVERAWWYMRKKITHNRYLKTLKERKAAFWKMFSHFLKPNIELKTVCEINY; this is encoded by the coding sequence TTGCCCCCGGATAGTGTATTGCTTTACGAAGACGAGTGTTCGCTGTCCAACACGGCTACGGTAAGCTACGGGTGGTCAAAGAAAGGCGAACAACCTCAGATACCGTGTAAGCAGCGAAAAAGGGAAAGGCAAACTGTTTTCGGAAGTTATAATTATGATACGGGCCAAATAACGGTAAGTTTTGCAGATAAAGGCAATAGCCATACCTTTAAGAAACATCTGAAGAAAATACTGGCAACCTATAAAGGAGTATCAAAGATAATTGTGGTATTAGACAATGTAGCCTACCACCATGCAAAGAAAATAAACGCATGGATTGAAAGGCATCCGGTATTAGAATTGTTTTTCCTACCACCATACAGCCCTGATCTCAATGCAGTTGAAAGGGCGTGGTGGTATATGAGAAAGAAAATAACGCATAACAGGTATCTTAAGACCCTTAAAGAAAGAAAGGCTGCTTTTTGGAAAATGTTCTCTCATTTCCTAAAACCCAATATTGAACTAAAAACCGTTTGTGAAATTAATTATTAG
- a CDS encoding SAM-dependent methyltransferase gives MSFTLKSVVPWGRTLAEYQKMFGLTPADVNLNILSVGDGPASFNAELTRMQGSVTSIDPVYQFSKTEIEQRIIETKTEVIEQMTTNYDKFVWNEIKTIDDLVSIRMNAMKNFLADFEKGKNEGRYVTHMMPDKTPYRDQQFDIGLSSHFLLLYANLGVDFHIATIQEMLRVCKQVRIFPVLNLDAQKNHVIDTVLDHFAKHYVLKLVKVDYEFQKGGNHMLQIHA, from the coding sequence ATGTCGTTCACTTTAAAATCTGTAGTCCCATGGGGACGTACCTTAGCGGAATACCAAAAAATGTTCGGCCTAACTCCCGCCGATGTAAATCTTAACATTTTAAGCGTTGGTGACGGGCCGGCAAGCTTTAATGCTGAACTAACCCGTATGCAAGGAAGCGTAACTTCGATAGATCCTGTTTACCAGTTTTCCAAAACGGAGATAGAACAACGCATCATTGAAACCAAAACCGAAGTTATTGAACAAATGACCACCAACTACGACAAATTTGTATGGAACGAGATCAAAACGATAGACGATCTTGTTAGTATACGCATGAACGCGATGAAAAACTTCCTTGCCGATTTTGAAAAAGGCAAAAATGAAGGCCGTTACGTAACCCATATGATGCCGGATAAAACACCTTATCGCGACCAGCAATTTGATATCGGATTAAGTTCGCATTTCTTGCTTTTGTATGCCAATCTTGGTGTCGATTTTCACATTGCTACCATACAGGAAATGTTGCGTGTTTGTAAACAGGTACGAATTTTCCCGGTTTTAAACCTTGATGCACAAAAAAATCACGTTATCGATACTGTATTAGACCACTTTGCAAAACACTATGTTTTAAAATTGGTAAAAGTAGATTACGAGTTTCAAAAAGGTGGAAACCACATGCTTCAAATTCACGCTTAA
- a CDS encoding transporter substrate-binding domain-containing protein gives METEISEPGSSSISEHSPLTLRNKDKKVRIAYIEEPPFYWTDENHHVKGADIELAEVVLRAIGITSIEYQLTTFDELLPGVQAGRWDMNVPIFVTHERAKNVAFSVPVWSLGDGFVVYHGNPKSLISYESVMMRSDALLGLIPGQVQFDAAKLAGVSDSQIVLFNNQPAAVAALLAGKIDAFAATAVGNHATANANPELEAVPFTNSKAGKAPVGAFSFSKNNHGLLQAVNEQLQEYLGSADHRARMGKYGITRTEIDSVVAGKGTK, from the coding sequence ATGGAAACAGAAATTTCGGAACCGGGTTCTTCATCAATCTCAGAACATTCACCTTTAACGTTGCGGAATAAAGACAAGAAAGTAAGAATCGCGTATATCGAAGAACCACCTTTCTATTGGACTGACGAAAACCATCACGTAAAGGGTGCCGACATCGAACTGGCCGAAGTAGTGCTGCGTGCAATTGGCATAACGTCCATCGAATATCAGCTTACTACATTCGATGAGCTTTTGCCAGGTGTCCAGGCTGGACGCTGGGATATGAACGTGCCCATTTTCGTAACACATGAACGTGCAAAGAATGTAGCATTCAGCGTGCCAGTTTGGTCACTTGGCGATGGATTCGTTGTGTATCATGGCAACCCTAAATCCCTGATAAGTTATGAATCAGTGATGATGCGTAGCGATGCGCTTCTTGGGCTTATTCCCGGCCAGGTGCAATTTGATGCTGCAAAGTTGGCTGGGGTAAGCGATAGCCAAATCGTGCTTTTTAACAACCAGCCTGCAGCTGTCGCCGCTTTGCTGGCCGGAAAAATTGACGCGTTTGCAGCAACAGCGGTTGGAAACCACGCAACTGCAAATGCCAACCCGGAACTGGAAGCAGTTCCTTTTACAAATAGCAAAGCTGGAAAAGCCCCTGTTGGCGCCTTCTCATTTAGCAAGAATAATCATGGTCTTCTACAAGCTGTTAATGAACAACTTCAAGAGTATCTGGGTTCGGCCGATCACCGTGCACGAATGGGAAAATACGGAATCACCAGAACCGAGATTGACAGTGTGGTTGCAGGTAAAGGCACCAAATAA
- a CDS encoding ABC transporter permease yields MDTYTFHINTYDLAFFASIFIGLTFILLLWFTKRINQTANRFLALAMVTIVFWIARILGIDIRLSAYIANWSRWLLQFSLALGPLIFFYVLKITRPEYKFRYKDLLHFCPLLLELGAQALEIRDSINTGAATYETPAFRQLNPFLQLLAFVSVAIYLYLAHRQIESFYRRLKFNGGDRYLHELRWLHNLLVGFGLLWLLWIPFTAADYLYYHHQFGVDAHRPLYLLLVVIIIWMAAAAYLRAEPGVRAESPSFLKPPLPAAMKQKGTWLKRAVQANRYYQDPELSLSLLAEKLDLSPHELSRIINTVLKKSFNDFINEYRVAEVIRKMQDPAYDHITLLGIAYDAGFNSRTTFHRIFKQLTGKSPAEYKSEQKKGIPSYNLEHHLQFTSVISNHEITPKWFHQKLNRNMMIKNYFKLAFRGFWRHKLFTLINIIGLSIGISAFLVIYLIVHYDFTFDKFHKDSDQIYRVVMNISSQGHKNYSSGVPAPLTEAIKSQATGIEEITPVYTLSPHFVYIDKDKIAQKRFKDQDRITLADQQYFKIFNYVWLAGSSLHALDAPSQVVLTSRQARLYFPSLTYHEMIGKVVTYDTLKTTVSGVVETPTENTDFTFHDFISFTTATTDKSLATGLHINTWNNIFSGSEVFIKLAPGTPATGVVKQINTIFSKSNPTDKGVKGFADNVELVLQPLNDIHFNADYNIFDFSSPASKTSLYGLLAIAIFLLLLACINYVNLTTAQAAQRAKEIGIRKTLGSSRLQLVVQFLSETFLITFFAVCISVLLAPIVLKMFADVISPNIHANMLRPDIVFFLLILTIVVSVLSGFYPAIVLSGYKPVLVLKNQAQSDSNKTRNAWLRKSLTVSQFVVAQFFIMATILVSKQIYYVLHKDLGFKKDAILVIRAPWNVSKVSSNKILMNDFRLMPQVALVSLGDEPPSSDTYNRTQGIYNDGKKEIITREVVIEHGDENFIKVYQLKLLAGRNIQESDTLKGVIINNTYAKLLGFTTPRDAVGKQLGGGFAPRGKTANIIGVVADYNQRSLHSPIYPSAIIPAGGKWGMITLHVSLKPETAGGNEWKTAIANMGKAWKKVYPDDDFDCHFYDDTIARFYDEEQHTSTLLSWATGFSILISCLGLLGLAIYTTNQRTKEIGIRKVFGASVAQIVALLSTELISLILLAFIIVTPIAWYAVNKWMQSFADHVAISWWVFVVSGAGMLLTGLFTLSFRTIRAGMANPVKSLRNE; encoded by the coding sequence ATGGATACCTATACTTTCCATATCAATACCTACGACCTGGCTTTCTTTGCTTCGATATTTATCGGGCTCACTTTTATCCTGCTTTTATGGTTCACTAAAAGGATAAACCAAACGGCAAACCGGTTTTTGGCACTGGCAATGGTTACGATTGTTTTTTGGATAGCCAGGATATTGGGCATCGACATCAGGCTATCAGCTTATATTGCTAATTGGAGCCGGTGGCTACTACAATTTTCACTTGCTCTTGGTCCCCTTATTTTCTTTTACGTGCTTAAAATAACCCGGCCTGAATATAAATTCCGGTATAAGGATTTGCTGCATTTTTGTCCGTTGCTGCTGGAATTGGGGGCCCAGGCATTGGAGATTAGGGATAGTATAAATACTGGTGCAGCTACTTATGAAACGCCGGCCTTCAGGCAATTGAACCCGTTTTTGCAATTATTGGCGTTTGTTTCGGTTGCAATTTACCTTTACCTGGCACACAGGCAGATAGAAAGCTTTTACCGGCGGTTAAAATTTAACGGGGGCGACCGGTACCTTCACGAATTGCGCTGGCTGCATAACTTGCTGGTAGGTTTTGGTTTGTTGTGGCTGTTATGGATACCCTTTACCGCCGCAGATTATTTGTATTACCATCATCAATTCGGCGTAGATGCTCATCGCCCTCTTTATCTTCTTTTAGTAGTGATAATCATCTGGATGGCGGCGGCAGCCTATTTAAGAGCGGAGCCAGGCGTTCGGGCAGAATCCCCTTCATTTTTAAAACCACCGCTTCCTGCTGCAATGAAGCAAAAAGGCACCTGGCTAAAGAGGGCTGTACAAGCCAACCGTTATTACCAGGATCCGGAACTGAGTTTAAGTTTGCTGGCCGAAAAGCTTGATTTAAGTCCGCACGAATTATCCCGTATAATCAATACGGTGCTCAAAAAAAGCTTTAATGATTTCATCAATGAATACCGCGTTGCGGAGGTGATCCGGAAAATGCAGGACCCTGCTTATGACCATATCACCCTGCTGGGCATTGCGTACGATGCCGGCTTTAATTCCAGAACTACCTTTCACCGGATATTTAAGCAGCTGACAGGCAAAAGCCCGGCGGAATATAAAAGCGAACAAAAAAAAGGAATCCCATCTTATAACCTGGAACATCATCTGCAGTTTACATCGGTAATTTCGAACCATGAAATCACGCCGAAGTGGTTTCATCAGAAATTGAACCGCAACATGATGATAAAAAACTATTTTAAACTTGCATTCCGCGGATTTTGGAGGCATAAGCTATTTACACTGATAAATATTATCGGTTTGTCCATCGGTATAAGTGCTTTCCTGGTCATTTATCTTATTGTACATTACGATTTTACGTTTGATAAATTTCATAAAGACAGCGACCAGATTTACCGCGTTGTTATGAATATATCATCTCAGGGGCATAAAAACTATTCGAGTGGCGTACCTGCCCCTTTAACCGAGGCTATTAAAAGCCAGGCCACAGGGATAGAGGAAATTACGCCGGTATATACACTGTCGCCCCATTTTGTATATATCGACAAAGATAAAATTGCACAAAAGCGGTTTAAAGACCAGGACAGGATAACACTTGCCGACCAGCAATATTTTAAAATTTTTAATTATGTATGGCTTGCCGGCTCATCGCTGCACGCGCTTGATGCGCCCAGCCAGGTAGTATTAACATCCCGGCAAGCCAGGCTTTACTTCCCGTCGTTAACCTATCATGAAATGATTGGTAAGGTAGTTACCTATGATACTCTTAAAACAACCGTTAGCGGCGTTGTTGAAACACCTACTGAAAATACCGACTTTACCTTTCACGACTTTATTTCCTTTACTACCGCCACAACCGATAAAAGTTTAGCAACTGGGCTGCATATTAACACCTGGAATAACATCTTTTCGGGATCGGAGGTTTTTATAAAGCTGGCGCCGGGCACCCCGGCAACCGGAGTAGTAAAACAGATCAATACCATTTTCAGCAAAAGTAATCCTACCGATAAAGGAGTAAAAGGTTTTGCCGACAACGTGGAGCTGGTATTGCAGCCATTGAACGATATTCACTTCAACGCCGACTACAATATTTTTGATTTCTCATCGCCGGCCAGTAAAACATCACTTTACGGCTTATTGGCTATCGCAATCTTTTTGTTGTTGCTGGCATGTATCAATTATGTGAATTTGACAACCGCCCAGGCCGCCCAACGGGCAAAAGAAATTGGGATCCGCAAAACTTTGGGTAGCAGCCGGCTACAATTAGTAGTTCAGTTTTTAAGCGAAACATTTTTGATAACATTCTTTGCGGTATGTATATCGGTGTTACTTGCACCAATTGTTTTAAAAATGTTTGCCGACGTTATATCCCCCAATATTCATGCGAATATGCTACGACCGGATATTGTATTCTTCCTGCTGATTTTAACTATTGTGGTAAGTGTTTTGTCGGGTTTTTACCCCGCAATTGTGCTGTCGGGTTATAAACCTGTATTGGTTTTAAAAAACCAGGCCCAAAGTGATAGCAACAAAACCCGAAACGCGTGGCTCCGTAAATCGCTTACGGTTTCACAATTTGTTGTAGCGCAATTTTTCATAATGGCTACCATTTTAGTAAGTAAGCAAATTTATTATGTTTTACACAAAGATCTTGGGTTTAAAAAGGATGCCATCCTGGTTATCAGGGCGCCATGGAATGTCAGCAAGGTTAGCAGTAACAAAATATTGATGAATGATTTTCGGTTAATGCCTCAGGTTGCTCTTGTAAGTTTAGGTGATGAACCGCCGTCATCTGACACGTACAATAGAACGCAGGGTATTTATAACGATGGAAAAAAGGAAATAATAACAAGGGAAGTGGTGATTGAGCACGGCGACGAAAACTTTATAAAAGTATACCAGCTAAAATTACTTGCAGGCAGAAACATACAGGAATCTGATACCCTAAAAGGCGTTATCATCAACAATACCTATGCTAAGCTATTGGGATTTACTACCCCCCGCGACGCTGTTGGGAAACAATTGGGCGGCGGCTTTGCCCCGCGGGGCAAAACCGCAAATATTATCGGGGTGGTCGCCGATTACAACCAGCGTTCATTGCATTCGCCCATATATCCGTCAGCAATAATCCCGGCCGGCGGCAAATGGGGTATGATAACACTCCATGTTAGTTTGAAACCTGAAACCGCAGGCGGCAACGAGTGGAAAACCGCAATTGCAAATATGGGGAAGGCCTGGAAGAAGGTTTACCCCGACGATGATTTCGACTGCCATTTTTATGATGACACGATTGCCAGATTTTACGACGAAGAACAACACACATCAACCTTACTCAGCTGGGCAACAGGTTTCTCGATATTGATTAGCTGCCTCGGCCTGTTAGGGCTCGCCATTTACACCACCAATCAACGAACAAAGGAAATTGGCATACGTAAAGTATTCGGCGCAAGCGTTGCTCAAATAGTAGCCTTGTTATCAACCGAACTGATATCGCTTATTTTACTGGCATTTATCATAGTAACGCCGATTGCATGGTACGCCGTAAATAAATGGATGCAAAGCTTTGCCGACCACGTAGCTATTAGCTGGTGGGTATTTGTTGTCAGCGGCGCAGGGATGCTGCTAACAGGTTTATTTACCTTAAGTTTCCGAACCATAAGGGCTGGTATGGCCAACCCGGTGAAGAGTTTGCGAAATGAATAA
- a CDS encoding alpha-amylase family protein, translating to MLKKLLLLICISLPGFCNAQNVFLSGVKPGKAVALSGRGLLIIKNNCLSVKWLANKKTIAINEFVAQNNKQVALKGSPMFELELKDGTVINSADFQLSTPPKIMLTKGNSKAVKLSEKENGVEVFAELFSVKYGIRVMWEAILKDNSNYIRQAFSFHSLKDSLKVSKLKLIKFPVETGSKPSGIVDGSPMVSGNYFFASESPISKYSTGNGWVSSYIEHQEPTLDLNGSTVWGIAPEGQLRRGFLYYLQRERAVPYRQMLHYNSWYDISWADRKLTEAGCLDRIKTFGDSLTIKRHLNLNAFLFDDGWDDNQTLWQISKANFPAGFDNMKALANKYHASLGVWMSPWGGYEQAKEQRLQYGRKQNPPFETNSHGFSLSGPVYSGRFKETAANFVTKYGVSMFKFDGVGAGDQSTGATSEYQTDMESLLQLVASLRTVKPDLYFSMTIGTWPSPFWLKYGDVIWRNGWDTNTQGQGGKRQQWLNYRDGEVYKNIVRRAPLYPISSLMYHGVCIADNGAPATFEMNDKDIADEIWSFFGSGTSLQELYINPHKLNTANWDCLASAIKWSRENADIMPDVHWVGGDPAKGDVYGFAAWSPQKAILTLRNPSDTAKSFEVDVPKVFELPVNSRHNYLFYNAKLNGRQTKALFKGDTYTVTLKPFEVLVLNARPVLQ from the coding sequence ATGCTAAAAAAACTATTGCTTTTAATTTGTATCTCCCTGCCGGGTTTTTGTAATGCTCAAAATGTTTTTCTGTCGGGGGTAAAGCCGGGAAAGGCAGTTGCTTTATCGGGCAGGGGATTGCTGATTATAAAAAACAATTGCTTGTCGGTAAAATGGCTTGCCAATAAAAAGACGATTGCGATAAACGAATTTGTTGCCCAAAACAATAAACAGGTGGCTTTAAAAGGCTCACCCATGTTTGAGCTGGAACTTAAGGATGGCACGGTAATTAACTCTGCCGATTTTCAATTAAGTACCCCTCCAAAAATAATGTTGACAAAAGGCAATTCAAAAGCTGTTAAGCTTTCAGAAAAAGAAAATGGGGTGGAGGTTTTTGCAGAACTTTTCAGCGTAAAGTATGGTATCCGCGTAATGTGGGAAGCTATTTTAAAAGATAATTCCAACTATATCAGACAAGCCTTTAGTTTTCACAGCCTCAAAGACTCGCTGAAGGTAAGTAAATTAAAACTCATCAAATTCCCCGTAGAAACTGGCAGCAAGCCATCGGGTATTGTAGATGGTTCGCCGATGGTATCGGGTAATTACTTTTTTGCTTCTGAAAGCCCTATAAGTAAGTACAGCACCGGTAACGGGTGGGTTAGCAGCTATATTGAACACCAGGAACCAACGTTAGATTTAAATGGCTCTACGGTTTGGGGAATTGCTCCCGAAGGCCAGCTGCGCAGGGGATTCCTGTATTATCTGCAACGCGAAAGGGCGGTGCCTTACCGGCAAATGCTTCATTATAACTCCTGGTATGATATATCATGGGCCGATCGTAAACTCACTGAAGCAGGCTGTCTTGATCGTATTAAAACCTTTGGCGATAGCCTTACCATAAAGCGGCACCTTAATTTAAACGCCTTTTTATTTGACGATGGCTGGGACGATAATCAAACACTATGGCAAATCAGCAAAGCAAATTTCCCGGCAGGTTTTGATAATATGAAAGCGCTGGCCAATAAATACCATGCGTCGCTGGGGGTTTGGATGTCGCCATGGGGCGGATACGAGCAGGCAAAGGAACAGAGGCTGCAGTATGGCCGAAAACAAAATCCCCCTTTTGAAACTAATTCGCATGGTTTCTCCCTCTCCGGACCTGTTTATTCCGGCAGGTTTAAAGAAACGGCAGCTAATTTTGTTACCAAATATGGCGTGTCGATGTTTAAATTTGATGGCGTAGGGGCCGGGGATCAATCAACCGGCGCTACCTCCGAATATCAAACAGATATGGAATCGCTGTTACAGCTGGTAGCATCGCTTCGCACAGTGAAGCCCGACCTTTATTTTAGCATGACAATAGGTACATGGCCATCGCCTTTCTGGCTTAAATATGGCGACGTGATCTGGAGAAACGGCTGGGATACCAACACACAGGGCCAGGGAGGTAAAAGGCAGCAATGGCTCAATTACCGCGATGGCGAAGTGTATAAAAATATTGTCCGGCGCGCCCCCCTTTATCCCATAAGCTCGCTGATGTATCATGGCGTTTGCATTGCCGATAATGGCGCACCTGCCACTTTTGAAATGAACGATAAGGATATTGCTGATGAAATCTGGTCGTTTTTTGGATCGGGAACAAGTTTGCAGGAACTGTATATTAATCCCCATAAATTAAACACCGCAAATTGGGACTGCCTTGCCAGCGCGATAAAATGGTCGCGGGAAAATGCCGATATTATGCCCGATGTGCATTGGGTAGGCGGGGATCCGGCTAAAGGTGATGTTTACGGTTTTGCAGCCTGGTCGCCCCAAAAAGCAATTCTTACTTTAAGAAATCCCTCAGATACCGCCAAATCATTTGAGGTTGATGTGCCGAAGGTTTTTGAATTACCTGTAAACAGCAGGCATAATTACCTTTTTTACAATGCTAAACTTAACGGCAGGCAAACGAAGGCGCTGTTTAAAGGAGATACCTATACGGTAACGCTTAAACCATTTGAAGTGTTGGTATTAAACGCCAGGCCTGTTCTGCAATAA
- a CDS encoding LiaF domain-containing protein, with protein MNILSGTMTENTDESFNTATIFGEIKRTILSKDFKGGSVKNMFGNTELDFTQADITGNAVVNISQLFGQVTIAVPVDWRVETDVTHILSEMEDDRSYLVRKQRSNKILTLTGLSVFAAVEIVNSLED; from the coding sequence ATGAACATTTTATCAGGAACCATGACCGAAAACACCGACGAAAGCTTTAATACCGCAACCATCTTCGGCGAGATAAAAAGAACTATCCTTTCAAAAGATTTTAAAGGCGGCAGTGTAAAAAACATGTTTGGCAATACCGAACTGGATTTTACCCAGGCCGACATTACAGGCAACGCTGTTGTTAACATATCGCAATTATTTGGGCAGGTAACCATAGCTGTGCCTGTAGATTGGCGGGTAGAAACCGATGTAACGCATATCCTATCGGAAATGGAAGACGACAGAAGCTACCTTGTAAGGAAACAACGATCAAATAAAATATTGACCCTGACAGGTCTTTCCGTTTTCGCTGCGGTTGAAATTGTGAACAGCCTGGAAGACTAA
- a CDS encoding helix-turn-helix domain-containing protein encodes MSRPVLKVENYAPDEIKAMFRDDERYTIGIRLYAVYQVSIGQPSRKLEELYNTSFKQITNWVHRFEKEGIDGLRDKPGRGRTARLNEVQRNRIADLLTKESPAGHGYNTATWTGPLLIEWIAKNYGLVYKKAQIYNIIKSLGFTYQKGRGLFPETDTQKQEAFKVALKKTP; translated from the coding sequence ATGTCAAGGCCAGTATTAAAGGTAGAGAATTATGCGCCGGATGAGATAAAAGCAATGTTCCGGGACGATGAGCGTTACACAATAGGGATACGTTTGTATGCTGTCTACCAGGTATCCATAGGACAGCCAAGCAGAAAACTGGAAGAATTATATAATACCAGTTTTAAACAAATCACTAATTGGGTACATCGGTTTGAAAAAGAAGGCATAGACGGTTTAAGGGATAAGCCAGGCAGGGGCCGGACAGCAAGACTGAATGAGGTACAGCGGAACAGGATAGCTGATTTGTTGACAAAGGAATCGCCCGCAGGCCATGGTTATAACACCGCTACATGGACAGGGCCGTTGTTGATCGAATGGATAGCAAAGAATTACGGCCTTGTTTATAAGAAAGCCCAGATTTATAATATTATTAAATCATTAGGCTTTACCTATCAGAAAGGGCGGGGTTTATTCCCTGAAACGGATACACAAAAACAAGAAGCATTTAAAGTGGCATTAAAAAAAACTCCTTGA